In the genome of Thermosphaera aggregans DSM 11486, one region contains:
- a CDS encoding cytosine permease — MPEDVKPVGYVENESLLPIPSNKRLYGTGTFTWMMFSMNVCIPLFFLGSIGLQLGLSITEVALGAFLGNLATTVILFLNGLPGVKYGIPYPVQLRPSWGFKGSKIPVVLRGIVGAGWYGIEAYSGSLAILMVALYILGYAGRDPVAIASAAFRYVVFVVALYVAFATIVTAKGLGMIARVVNVTGPLLLVYFIWLTLQLSTRQITPVGNSGAGLFSRSFALYLAIQTNFWATMSLNISDLSRGLYADKRGVRALIIGPVTGIVLTAVVASILGYYLTMYTGYSTPQEIILYTAPGVVAVVLGQVFATLAPFSTDITANIPALVNILTTCFKMKWRNAVVVAGFIGFLLAPWWAVEKGPDIINYVSAFTSNYGLVLGPIAGIMIADYYLVRKNYDLRKLYANGPEGYWYEGGYNKAAILTYVLSIIIIYAVSYVIGDITIVGVIPFPTSLSWYIGVVVATLLYFVMTKKY; from the coding sequence ATGCCTGAGGACGTAAAACCGGTTGGCTACGTTGAAAACGAATCTCTACTACCGATTCCTTCAAACAAAAGGCTCTACGGAACGGGAACGTTCACCTGGATGATGTTCAGCATGAATGTCTGCATTCCGTTGTTCTTCCTCGGCTCAATAGGGCTTCAACTAGGCCTCAGCATCACTGAAGTCGCTCTTGGAGCATTCCTCGGGAATCTAGCGACAACAGTAATTTTATTCCTAAACGGTCTCCCAGGAGTTAAGTATGGAATACCCTACCCAGTGCAACTGAGGCCGAGCTGGGGTTTCAAGGGCTCTAAAATACCGGTGGTTCTCAGGGGGATTGTTGGAGCAGGATGGTACGGTATTGAGGCATATAGTGGCTCGCTAGCAATACTAATGGTTGCACTGTACATTCTAGGGTACGCGGGGCGGGACCCAGTTGCGATTGCTTCAGCCGCGTTCCGATACGTTGTCTTCGTCGTGGCGTTATACGTTGCTTTCGCAACAATCGTGACGGCCAAGGGGCTTGGGATGATCGCTAGAGTGGTTAACGTGACGGGGCCGTTGCTGTTGGTTTACTTCATATGGCTAACCCTCCAGTTATCAACTCGGCAAATCACTCCAGTAGGGAACAGTGGGGCAGGCCTGTTCTCACGAAGCTTCGCACTATACTTGGCTATTCAGACAAACTTCTGGGCTACTATGAGCCTAAACATATCCGACCTTTCCAGAGGGCTCTATGCCGACAAGAGAGGTGTAAGGGCTTTGATTATTGGCCCGGTGACAGGGATTGTTTTAACAGCCGTGGTGGCATCAATACTGGGTTACTACTTAACAATGTACACTGGTTATTCAACACCTCAGGAGATAATACTCTACACTGCGCCCGGCGTGGTGGCGGTAGTTTTAGGACAGGTCTTCGCAACCCTTGCTCCCTTCAGTACTGACATCACAGCCAATATCCCAGCACTCGTGAACATTCTGACAACATGTTTTAAGATGAAATGGCGTAACGCGGTCGTGGTGGCTGGCTTCATAGGCTTCTTGCTCGCTCCGTGGTGGGCTGTTGAGAAGGGTCCAGACATCATCAACTATGTTTCAGCATTCACAAGTAACTACGGATTGGTTTTGGGGCCGATAGCGGGAATTATGATAGCAGACTACTACTTGGTTAGAAAGAACTATGATCTACGTAAACTATACGCGAACGGGCCGGAAGGCTACTGGTATGAAGGCGGGTACAACAAGGCCGCCATCCTCACATATGTGTTGTCAATAATCATCATATACGCCGTCAGCTACGTGATTGGAGACATAACTATTGTAGGGGTCATCCCGTTTCCGACAAGCCTTAGCTGGTACATAGGAGTGGTTGTTGCAACCCTGCTCTACTTCGTGATGACTAAAAAGTATTGA
- a CDS encoding ABC transporter permease, with protein MGLARYVLVRGLLIIPTIIVLYTLVFIVLRVLPGNPVLAALGTKNIPEEQLIAIMKELGLDKPLYQQYFEYLFNFLTGDMGKSMIVRGRAIASDIADKLPATIELSIWAMMFSLAIGVGLGYLAGNSRRESVRNLARLAGSITYVIFIPALGIFLQLLFSQWLRILPSGGRLSTGIYLKPVTGLYTIDSLLQLNLPAFIDAVKHILLPAFTLGLVLSGPFTRLTLNNMVKIRKSKMVTAYYARGVREELVSRHVFRHVLIPVATYAGLQFALLLGGAVLTETTFNWPGIGTYLVDKVMYRDYTAIQAVVIIFAFIVGLTSLIVDVLYALIDPRVRY; from the coding sequence ATGGGCTTAGCCCGGTACGTGCTTGTCAGGGGTTTGCTCATAATTCCCACGATAATCGTCTTGTACACTCTTGTCTTCATAGTTTTAAGAGTGTTACCGGGGAACCCTGTCCTAGCCGCGTTGGGAACCAAGAACATCCCGGAGGAACAGTTGATTGCCATTATGAAGGAGCTGGGGCTTGATAAGCCCCTGTACCAGCAATATTTCGAGTACTTGTTCAACTTTCTAACCGGGGATATGGGGAAGTCTATGATAGTGAGGGGTAGGGCTATTGCAAGCGACATTGCTGATAAGCTTCCAGCAACTATTGAACTCTCAATATGGGCGATGATGTTCAGTCTTGCAATAGGGGTTGGATTAGGCTACTTGGCGGGTAATAGTAGGAGGGAATCCGTGAGGAACCTTGCAAGACTAGCCGGTTCAATTACATACGTCATATTCATCCCAGCCCTGGGAATATTCCTGCAGCTACTGTTTTCTCAATGGCTTAGAATACTTCCGTCAGGCGGTAGGCTCTCAACAGGCATCTATCTTAAACCAGTGACCGGGCTCTACACTATTGATTCACTACTCCAGCTCAATCTACCAGCTTTCATAGATGCTGTGAAACACATACTTCTCCCAGCCTTCACTCTGGGCCTGGTTCTTTCAGGCCCCTTCACAAGGCTAACGCTCAACAACATGGTAAAGATCAGGAAGTCTAAAATGGTTACAGCATACTATGCGAGAGGGGTTAGGGAGGAGCTTGTCTCCCGCCACGTTTTCAGGCATGTGTTAATACCTGTGGCAACTTACGCTGGGTTGCAGTTTGCTCTCTTGCTCGGAGGAGCTGTTTTAACGGAGACAACCTTTAACTGGCCGGGCATAGGTACTTACTTAGTTGACAAGGTAATGTATAGGGATTACACTGCCATACAAGCAGTAGTAATAATATTCGCCTTCATAGTAGGGTTGACTAGTTTGATCGTGGATGTTCTCTATGCGCTAATAGATCCCAGGGTGAGGTATTGA
- a CDS encoding transcriptional regulator yields MVRNIFELAYRYVEPSIKKLIVLKLVEKKIPPIIIAEKLSISPSLVSRYVKGERGRFLDLSKYPDLVLRVEEISEKIATGELEGISLQIEINKLVLKTLSDKRVCGLHKMIDETVNPVTCNICPTLFR; encoded by the coding sequence TTGGTCAGAAACATTTTCGAGCTAGCATACAGGTATGTTGAGCCGTCGATTAAAAAACTAATAGTTCTAAAGCTTGTTGAAAAGAAAATTCCCCCCATAATTATTGCGGAGAAGCTAAGCATCTCCCCATCCCTTGTCTCAAGATACGTTAAAGGGGAGAGAGGGAGGTTCCTCGACCTCTCCAAATACCCGGATCTCGTGCTCAGGGTTGAAGAGATTTCCGAGAAAATCGCTACCGGAGAGCTTGAAGGAATTAGTCTTCAAATAGAGATTAACAAGCTTGTTTTGAAAACCCTATCCGATAAGCGTGTCTGCGGGCTACATAAGATGATTGATGAAACCGTTAACCCGGTCACATGCAACATTTGCCCAACCCTTTTTCGCTAA
- a CDS encoding transglutaminase-like domain-containing protein, whose protein sequence is MAESVERRASRLRILLTIPIIVLTAIIAWAFYPTLLSLIFKQSGTTGSVCDWFMEKHLSAITSFSTEIRDHAISILKNFSNPDILLENTTYYIPGGRALQLSFYATSGAIIKANITANSNVLIEIYGPEGSLLYSQLTNTSSYSFTAYATGTYVLRITNKLLRTGVQVSILLEAIVPVDINDPVFKIMAIGHWVGANVKYVSDPRGLEYVASPLETLRVGAGDCDDFAVLIASLYESIGLDAVIGLVDTNGDGVVDHAAALVYVNLDPDVLLKAMQRYDLVFNTRTSKISYYYNVKNVQTGVWLVIDPPMADVKDAPWSVSHEPYVLECYVDAYLKK, encoded by the coding sequence ATGGCGGAGAGCGTTGAGAGGAGGGCTTCGAGATTGAGAATACTTTTAACAATACCCATAATCGTTTTGACGGCAATCATTGCCTGGGCCTTCTACCCGACCCTGTTGAGCCTTATATTTAAACAGTCAGGTACCACGGGGAGCGTGTGCGACTGGTTTATGGAGAAGCATCTCTCAGCGATCACAAGCTTCAGCACTGAGATACGGGATCACGCTATCAGTATTCTAAAAAACTTTAGCAACCCTGACATACTCCTCGAAAACACAACCTACTACATACCCGGTGGGAGGGCGCTACAACTCTCATTTTACGCGACCTCGGGAGCAATCATAAAAGCCAACATCACCGCGAACTCTAATGTTCTAATTGAAATATACGGTCCGGAGGGGAGCCTTCTCTACTCGCAATTAACAAATACCTCTTCATACTCGTTCACAGCCTATGCGACGGGAACATATGTTTTAAGGATAACCAACAAGCTACTCCGCACAGGGGTGCAGGTTTCAATCCTGCTAGAGGCGATAGTCCCAGTCGACATAAACGACCCGGTTTTCAAAATAATGGCCATCGGGCACTGGGTAGGCGCCAACGTAAAATATGTTAGCGATCCAAGAGGCCTTGAATACGTAGCCTCCCCTTTGGAGACATTGAGGGTTGGGGCTGGGGACTGCGATGACTTCGCAGTGCTTATAGCCTCCCTTTACGAGTCGATCGGTTTAGACGCTGTGATAGGGCTAGTGGATACTAACGGTGATGGCGTGGTTGACCATGCCGCAGCACTAGTATATGTTAACCTGGACCCTGATGTTCTGTTGAAGGCCATGCAGAGGTATGATTTAGTATTCAACACGAGAACCTCGAAAATAAGCTATTACTACAATGTGAAGAACGTGCAAACAGGAGTGTGGCTGGTTATAGACCCTCCAATGGCTGACGTTAAGGATGCTCCATGGAGCGTTAGCCACGAACCCTATGTTCTCGAATGCTATGTTGACGCTTACTTGAAAAAGTGA
- a CDS encoding DUF438 domain-containing protein, protein MDQKNMEKKEIVKQLLKRIHEGEAFEELNKEFSHILSQLTPFEIVTIEQELVREGVPVNEILKMCDIHLNLFKNALASRELKGVPRGHPLDLFIAENDEILKTSEALSLYSGVLARALKEGDTAEASKALTSVKSIISVVKTQLRSHYRKNQMVLFPYLERRGVTAIPRVLWGREDQVIVKIRELITLLDKALQNPLGEESVKVSEAIAQLSRDIADLVFRENKILYPTLWILLSEDEWSAVDKEARRLGYLVMRERSEYLPSETPKYPYQVVSGITPDQADKLPEELKGVVGSASFPPDDYVVSREGDLEFETGFLSREEVEAIFKALPIEITYADTNNRVRFFSESNVSGGFPRLKPLLDAGLNTAILQGLSSMLREMLKR, encoded by the coding sequence TTGGATCAGAAGAATATGGAGAAAAAAGAAATCGTTAAGCAATTGTTAAAAAGGATTCATGAAGGAGAAGCCTTTGAGGAGCTTAACAAAGAATTCTCCCATATCCTCTCACAGCTAACCCCTTTTGAAATAGTTACTATTGAACAAGAACTAGTCAGGGAAGGCGTACCCGTGAACGAGATATTGAAAATGTGTGATATCCACCTCAACCTTTTCAAAAACGCTTTAGCGTCCAGGGAGCTTAAAGGAGTTCCCAGGGGACACCCATTGGACTTATTTATTGCAGAGAATGATGAGATTTTGAAGACTTCGGAAGCTCTAAGCCTCTACTCGGGCGTTTTAGCCAGGGCCTTAAAAGAGGGGGATACCGCGGAGGCTTCTAAAGCCTTAACCAGTGTTAAATCAATTATTTCTGTTGTGAAAACTCAGTTGAGAAGTCACTACAGGAAGAACCAGATGGTTCTTTTCCCATACCTGGAGAGAAGAGGTGTTACAGCGATACCAAGGGTCTTATGGGGGAGGGAGGACCAGGTTATCGTTAAGATTAGGGAATTAATCACATTATTGGATAAGGCTCTGCAGAATCCGTTGGGCGAGGAATCGGTCAAGGTTTCGGAAGCCATCGCCCAGCTCTCCCGGGATATTGCCGACCTGGTCTTCCGGGAGAATAAGATCCTATATCCAACCCTATGGATTCTACTATCAGAGGATGAGTGGTCTGCGGTTGATAAGGAGGCTAGAAGGCTCGGCTACCTTGTCATGCGGGAGAGGAGTGAATATCTGCCATCGGAGACACCTAAGTATCCTTACCAGGTAGTCTCGGGAATTACCCCTGACCAGGCCGATAAGCTTCCCGAAGAATTGAAAGGCGTTGTAGGCTCAGCAAGTTTTCCACCCGACGACTACGTTGTGAGTAGAGAAGGGGATCTAGAGTTTGAAACAGGCTTCCTATCGCGCGAAGAGGTTGAAGCTATCTTTAAAGCCCTCCCCATCGAGATCACGTATGCCGACACAAACAATAGGGTTAGATTCTTCAGCGAAAGCAATGTTTCAGGAGGCTTCCCCAGGCTAAAACCATTATTGGACGCAGGCTTGAATACTGCCATCCTCCAAGGCTTGAGCAGTATGTTGCGAGAAATGTTGAAGCGTTGA
- a CDS encoding PAS domain-containing protein, translating to MIGRRLEYCHPPRLEQYVARNVEALKTGREKYKVFWTRLGDRIIRVLLVAVRKPDGELLGVAEIVEDFTEVLNNPGEVFKKIVVL from the coding sequence ATTATTGGACGCAGGCTTGAATACTGCCATCCTCCAAGGCTTGAGCAGTATGTTGCGAGAAATGTTGAAGCGTTGAAGACGGGTAGGGAGAAATACAAGGTATTCTGGACGAGGCTGGGAGACAGGATCATCAGGGTTTTGCTCGTAGCGGTGAGAAAACCCGATGGGGAATTACTCGGCGTGGCAGAGATTGTCGAAGACTTTACGGAAGTCTTGAATAATCCTGGAGAGGTATTTAAGAAAATTGTGGTGTTGTAA
- a CDS encoding ABC transporter substrate-binding protein, which yields MVWDLNKKIIIVLALLIVIALGVLIYVFTQPPQPVLAERIVIGVTDKVTDLDPSNAYDFFTWEILTNIMEGLVKYKPGTDELVPGIAESWTVSEDGAVWTFKLKQNVSFCDGKRLTAEDVVRSVKRVMSINGDPAWLVTDFVANVTALDDYTVRFELATPAAFFLAVAATPPYFPVHPSYPEEIVSDATWGGAGPYCIAEFKRDEYIVLRENPYYHGEKPKTKEIVVKFYRDATSLRLALENGEVDIAWRTLRPQDYVDLQKKPNFVVESIPGTFIRYIIVNVKMSPVDNVLVRKAIAAAINRTEIASTVFYNTMSPLYSLVPAGMWGHVEAFKEAYGPGPNITLARELLTQAGFSEENKLVIELWYTPTHYGDTEADVATLLKTQLEATGMITVQLRSAEWSTYVDNARNNRMMLSLFGWYPDYIDPDDFLTPFLMTGANKWTGSQYSNPRVDELLNQAQVLVNQSGRAELYREVQAILAQEVPFIPLLQGNLIIVYSSNVHGILIGPPMLMPYYTIYKTTS from the coding sequence ATGGTGTGGGATTTGAATAAGAAGATAATAATAGTTCTGGCCCTCCTTATAGTAATAGCCTTAGGAGTATTAATATACGTCTTCACACAACCTCCGCAACCCGTCTTGGCTGAAAGAATCGTGATCGGGGTTACCGACAAGGTTACTGACCTCGACCCTTCAAACGCTTACGACTTCTTCACCTGGGAGATACTTACGAATATTATGGAGGGTTTAGTTAAATACAAGCCTGGAACAGACGAGTTGGTCCCCGGTATTGCTGAGAGCTGGACGGTTTCAGAGGATGGTGCTGTTTGGACTTTCAAGTTGAAACAGAATGTTTCCTTCTGCGATGGGAAGAGACTCACTGCTGAAGACGTTGTTAGGAGCGTTAAAAGAGTAATGAGTATTAACGGAGATCCCGCATGGCTTGTAACGGACTTCGTCGCAAACGTTACAGCATTGGATGATTACACGGTGAGATTTGAACTGGCAACGCCTGCCGCCTTCTTCTTAGCTGTAGCGGCAACGCCCCCCTACTTCCCAGTACACCCGAGCTACCCCGAAGAAATCGTGAGCGATGCGACCTGGGGTGGTGCGGGACCATACTGTATAGCCGAGTTCAAACGTGACGAATACATTGTATTAAGGGAGAACCCGTACTACCATGGCGAGAAACCGAAGACTAAGGAAATCGTTGTAAAGTTCTACAGGGATGCCACCTCTCTAAGGCTTGCCCTAGAGAATGGCGAGGTTGATATTGCTTGGAGGACTCTAAGGCCTCAGGACTATGTTGACTTGCAGAAGAAGCCGAACTTCGTCGTCGAGTCTATCCCAGGCACGTTTATAAGATACATAATAGTCAACGTGAAAATGTCGCCAGTGGACAACGTCCTGGTGAGGAAGGCTATAGCCGCGGCGATAAACAGGACTGAGATAGCGTCAACAGTATTCTACAACACTATGAGCCCGCTTTACAGCCTAGTCCCGGCGGGGATGTGGGGGCATGTAGAGGCTTTCAAAGAGGCCTACGGGCCAGGCCCTAACATTACTCTTGCAAGGGAGCTTTTAACTCAGGCAGGGTTCAGCGAAGAGAACAAACTCGTAATTGAGTTATGGTACACGCCCACCCACTATGGCGACACTGAGGCTGATGTGGCTACCTTGTTGAAGACTCAGTTGGAGGCAACGGGAATGATCACTGTCCAGCTTAGGAGTGCTGAGTGGAGCACATACGTTGACAACGCCAGGAACAATAGAATGATGCTCAGCCTGTTCGGATGGTATCCTGACTACATAGATCCAGATGACTTCCTAACCCCATTCCTTATGACAGGGGCTAACAAGTGGACGGGATCCCAGTATTCTAACCCAAGAGTAGACGAGCTTCTCAACCAGGCACAAGTATTAGTGAACCAGTCCGGGAGGGCTGAGCTATACAGGGAAGTCCAAGCCATTCTTGCGCAAGAAGTCCCGTTCATTCCGCTACTCCAAGGGAACCTTATAATAGTCTACAGTAGCAACGTGCACGGCATATTAATAGGTCCGCCAATGCTGATGCCTTACTACACGATTTACAAGACAACCTCCTAA
- a CDS encoding UDP-N-acetylglucosamine--N-acetylmuramyl-(pentapeptide) pyrophosphoryl-undecaprenol N-acetylglucosamine transferase, which translates to MKGLVIAGYGGHAGYAFAMAYELARRGVELDVLLPKGYEHLSSKFTGLGRTRYAVLPRKPLEPFYRGIHRWLLAFSNTLSLVKENYDFVFAAGSNFSIPASTWLKTLRNIPVYVVEDVNRFSRPAKAVRLLHMLGARVLLHWREQRELYRDGVVVGPLYEPVLSKPSDMGYLLVTLGTLGSKEVFEAVTNLNYKIAVVQTGDIDPRAYAVRRPDWVFFKYVDDFHRWIAGASIVVTHPGTTAVTARLAYGKPVVLVYTKRHSPLYPKKDVEMLAKMLKAAFIDEVTPENLEAAIQEAIRLEKPVYENGARNASELILKECFKNAETRRS; encoded by the coding sequence TTGAAAGGCCTTGTAATAGCAGGTTACGGAGGCCACGCTGGCTATGCTTTCGCAATGGCTTACGAGCTCGCTAGGCGGGGTGTCGAGCTAGATGTTCTGCTCCCGAAAGGCTATGAGCACTTATCCAGCAAATTCACCGGTTTAGGCAGAACGCGGTACGCTGTTCTCCCGCGTAAACCGCTCGAACCCTTCTACCGTGGAATCCACAGGTGGCTACTGGCCTTCTCAAACACTCTGAGTCTTGTTAAGGAGAATTATGACTTCGTGTTCGCTGCTGGATCCAACTTCTCCATCCCTGCTTCAACATGGCTTAAAACACTAAGAAACATACCGGTGTACGTTGTCGAGGATGTTAACAGGTTCTCCAGGCCTGCCAAAGCGGTTAGACTTCTACATATGCTGGGGGCCAGAGTCCTTCTTCACTGGAGGGAGCAGAGAGAGCTCTACAGGGATGGAGTCGTTGTCGGACCCTTATATGAACCCGTGTTATCCAAGCCTAGTGACATGGGTTATTTACTCGTAACTCTCGGTACACTGGGTTCGAAAGAAGTTTTCGAGGCCGTTACAAACCTGAACTACAAGATTGCGGTTGTGCAAACGGGTGATATAGATCCTCGAGCATATGCTGTTAGAAGGCCCGACTGGGTTTTCTTCAAATACGTGGACGACTTCCATCGCTGGATTGCCGGGGCATCTATAGTTGTAACCCACCCCGGTACAACCGCTGTAACGGCTAGGCTAGCTTACGGGAAACCGGTAGTGCTCGTGTACACCAAGAGGCATTCACCACTATATCCTAAGAAAGATGTTGAAATGCTTGCCAAAATGTTGAAGGCAGCATTCATAGATGAAGTAACGCCTGAAAACCTCGAAGCCGCGATACAGGAAGCAATAAGGCTTGAGAAGCCTGTTTACGAAAATGGTGCTCGAAACGCCTCCGAACTTATATTGAAGGAATGTTTTAAAAACGCTGAAACCCGCCGCTCCTGA
- the alaS gene encoding alanine--tRNA ligase: MPREISFDYLRKYGYEKYVCKKCEEGVIWSVVPRDTCPDRPCSKYEFLYKEYKRVKPLSLQEVREKFINFLVSKGHGVVDPYPVLARWRNDLYLNIASIIVFQPAVTEGIVDPPHNPLVIIQPSIRLSDIDNVGLTFGRHLTSFEMGGMHAFNKPGKMIYWVEGIIDNTIEFFNKEIGIDLEDLVFKEGWWEGGGNAGPAPEVLVDGMELATLVHMMYKTVDGKYIENPVLVVDCGYGIERITWFTQKSPTGFHAIYGRLVDEYKDVLGVEEPPHDVLKKAVYLLSDKELNSVAEYVKALEEYGFSEHTASFTKIIYLYGSLDHVRTISLMLSDGIVPSNSGEGYLARLVLRRLFRNLVNLGVESNKLADIVQELVDKQIKYWKNDYIYGKFEKHRDYILDVVALEANKFVDSVYRGVEIVDKYLKRKKALGEEDLIEIYDSHGIPPEFVVERARGKGVEVRVPGDFYSKIAQRHSAAPLVKEKEHEFPEELAKWAEGFPETVRVFHQDPYATSINAKVLGVLGNYVILDRTIMYPWAGGQDHDTGVLVFNGKAYPVKYVGKIGGVIVHELEEKPGFKPGDEVEVKIEWFRRYRLMRHHTATHVVLAAARKILGDHVWQAGAEKTVEKGRLDITHHKPLTRKEIAEIEELANKIIDSRIQLRFNYMGKFEAESKYGLKIYQGGAVYSPVLRIVEIPGWDAQACFGTHLQNTAEIGGVKIINAERIQDGVIRLEFVAGTRLAELARNMEEEREKALEAMGSPHKDIVVAAGKLRESLSRLEETVATYRRILADALVSNALNTKRVVCGVETTLAETPVEDEKLVKTVLEDLSLKHKTLAVVFTGDMVEIAVDPGKAVEKGINLLKISEALRSLGAKGGGRSDHITLKLNSVSRDKVVEAVERTICSSTM; encoded by the coding sequence ATGCCTAGGGAGATAAGTTTTGACTATCTCAGAAAATACGGTTACGAGAAGTATGTTTGTAAGAAGTGTGAGGAGGGCGTGATATGGAGCGTTGTACCAAGAGATACTTGCCCCGACCGTCCATGTAGTAAGTATGAATTCCTTTACAAAGAGTATAAGAGAGTTAAGCCCCTGAGTCTTCAAGAGGTCAGGGAGAAATTCATAAACTTCCTGGTATCCAAGGGACATGGAGTTGTTGACCCCTACCCGGTTCTAGCCAGGTGGAGGAACGACTTATACCTTAATATTGCTTCAATAATAGTTTTCCAGCCGGCTGTGACGGAGGGTATTGTAGACCCGCCTCACAACCCTCTCGTCATAATACAGCCCTCGATAAGGCTGAGCGATATTGATAACGTTGGTTTGACTTTCGGGAGGCATTTAACTAGTTTCGAAATGGGCGGCATGCACGCGTTCAACAAGCCCGGCAAGATGATTTACTGGGTTGAAGGTATAATCGACAACACTATAGAGTTTTTCAACAAGGAGATTGGAATAGACCTTGAAGACCTTGTATTCAAGGAGGGGTGGTGGGAGGGAGGCGGTAACGCGGGACCAGCCCCGGAGGTACTAGTCGATGGGATGGAGCTGGCCACTCTCGTCCACATGATGTACAAGACCGTCGATGGCAAGTATATCGAAAACCCCGTGTTAGTTGTGGACTGCGGCTATGGGATTGAAAGAATAACATGGTTCACCCAGAAGTCTCCAACGGGCTTCCATGCAATATACGGGAGGCTGGTTGACGAGTACAAAGATGTACTGGGGGTTGAGGAGCCTCCGCACGACGTGTTGAAGAAGGCTGTTTACCTTTTAAGCGATAAAGAGTTGAACAGCGTGGCGGAATATGTTAAGGCTCTCGAGGAGTATGGTTTCAGCGAGCACACCGCCTCATTCACTAAAATAATATACCTGTACGGTAGCCTCGATCATGTTAGAACAATCAGCTTAATGCTCTCCGACGGGATTGTGCCGTCAAACAGTGGTGAAGGGTACTTAGCCCGCCTGGTTTTAAGGAGGCTTTTCAGAAACCTCGTGAACCTGGGGGTTGAATCCAACAAGCTCGCAGACATTGTTCAAGAGCTTGTGGACAAGCAGATAAAGTATTGGAAGAACGACTATATATATGGAAAGTTCGAGAAGCACAGGGATTACATCCTAGACGTTGTAGCTCTCGAGGCAAACAAGTTTGTTGACTCGGTCTACAGGGGTGTTGAAATAGTTGATAAGTATTTGAAGAGGAAAAAGGCTCTTGGGGAGGAGGATTTAATAGAGATTTACGACTCCCATGGGATCCCGCCGGAGTTTGTTGTTGAAAGGGCCCGTGGCAAGGGCGTCGAGGTAAGAGTCCCCGGAGACTTCTACTCGAAGATCGCTCAAAGACACTCGGCCGCGCCACTGGTTAAGGAGAAGGAGCACGAGTTCCCTGAGGAGCTTGCCAAATGGGCGGAAGGGTTCCCCGAGACCGTGAGGGTTTTCCACCAAGATCCCTACGCAACAAGCATTAATGCCAAGGTGCTCGGGGTTCTCGGAAACTATGTCATCTTAGACCGAACTATCATGTACCCGTGGGCTGGTGGCCAGGATCATGACACAGGGGTACTGGTCTTTAACGGGAAAGCCTACCCCGTGAAATACGTGGGAAAGATAGGGGGTGTAATAGTGCATGAGCTTGAGGAGAAACCCGGGTTCAAACCCGGCGATGAAGTAGAGGTTAAGATAGAGTGGTTTAGAAGATACAGGCTTATGCGGCATCACACGGCAACACACGTTGTCCTCGCAGCTGCTAGGAAGATTCTCGGGGATCATGTGTGGCAGGCGGGTGCCGAGAAAACCGTTGAAAAAGGTAGGCTCGACATTACGCATCATAAACCATTGACGAGGAAGGAGATAGCTGAGATCGAGGAACTAGCCAACAAGATCATTGACAGCAGGATCCAGCTCAGATTTAATTACATGGGCAAGTTCGAGGCCGAGTCCAAATACGGTTTGAAAATATACCAGGGAGGGGCTGTCTACTCCCCTGTTCTGAGAATCGTTGAAATACCCGGATGGGACGCACAGGCATGCTTCGGCACGCACTTGCAGAATACTGCCGAGATAGGGGGTGTTAAAATAATAAACGCCGAGAGAATTCAGGACGGCGTGATTAGGCTCGAATTCGTGGCTGGAACGAGGCTTGCCGAACTGGCTAGGAATATGGAGGAGGAGAGGGAAAAAGCGCTCGAAGCGATGGGTTCACCTCACAAGGACATAGTAGTGGCGGCTGGGAAGCTGAGGGAGAGTTTGAGCAGGCTGGAGGAAACCGTTGCCACCTATAGGAGAATATTAGCCGATGCGCTTGTTTCAAACGCTTTAAACACTAAGAGGGTTGTCTGCGGTGTTGAAACAACCCTGGCTGAAACACCGGTCGAGGATGAAAAACTTGTTAAAACAGTGCTGGAAGACCTTTCACTGAAGCATAAGACTCTGGCAGTAGTGTTTACAGGAGACATGGTTGAAATCGCAGTGGACCCTGGGAAGGCGGTTGAGAAAGGAATCAACTTGTTGAAGATAAGCGAGGCTTTGAGAAGCCTAGGGGCTAAGGGAGGAGGCCGCTCGGACCACATCACCTTGAAGCTTAACAGTGTGTCCAGGGATAAGGTCGTGGAGGCTGTGGAGAGAACAATTTGTTCCAGCACCATGTAG